From Oncorhynchus mykiss isolate Arlee chromosome 25, USDA_OmykA_1.1, whole genome shotgun sequence, a single genomic window includes:
- the LOC110506013 gene encoding transmembrane protein 87A isoform X2: protein MKVFDDSDTSSQNAVFRKTLYANTTIFMTFQGDLALCDSTLAFNISWYLRSSICYNEVFNTPDNKALTMFGLDHMLKEDWSGFYSQGYMYFDNCSTLLLPKVYYTDFSPYQPLVSPQSEEGRPSNQSAPQGWLEKPDIGAVAKAWSDSPYLFIVKVQPQQRGDASGGRPGAEEEEPNDVQGNLAFIMTVEMKGPREYSSPADWPLMMFYMVMCIVYVFFGALWLFWSACYWKDLLRIQFWIGGVIILGMLEKAVFYSEYQSIRYRGDYVQGAVIFAELLSALKRSLARILVLIVSLGYGIVKPRLGTTVHRLAAVGLLYLLFSSVEGVLRVTGGFYGTVALVANLSLSLIDSCVMWWIFISLSQTTRLLKLRRNVVKLSLYQHFTNTLIFSVLASIIFIIWTTKVFKLVDCQTGWRDLWVDDAFWRLLFSTILLVIMVLLRPSANSQRFSHSPLIDEDDEEDDAKEPMLNEAFEGMKMRGTKAETNGSQSQKLLSKEDEDLKWVEENIPTTVADVALPVMLDEEEEILKTKMERSKME, encoded by the exons ATGAAGGTTTTCGACGATTCAGACACCAGT TCACAAAATGCCGTCTTCAGGAAGACATTGTACGCCAACACAACCATCTTCATGACAT tccAGGGCGACTTGGCTCTATGTGATTCCACCCTGGCCTTCAACATCAGTTGGTACCTCCGTTCCTCGATCTGCTACAATGAAGTCTTTAATACTCCA GACAACAAGGCACTGACTATGTTTGGTCTGGATCACATGCTGAAGGAGGACTGGAGTGGCTTCTACAGCCAGGGATACATGTACTTCGACAACTGCTCGACTCTTTTACTACCCAAG GTGTACTACACAGACTTCAGCCCCTATCAACCCCTCGTCAGCCCACAG AGCGAGGAAGGCAGGCCTTCCAATCAGAGTGCTCCGCAGGGGTGGCTGGAAAAGCCG GATATTGGTGCGGTGGCCAAGGCTTGGTCCGACAGCCCCTACCTGTTTATAGTGAAGGTACAGCCGCAGCAGCGTGGAGATGCCAGCGGGGGGCGCCctggagcagaggaggaggagcctAATGATGTCCAGGGAAACTTGGCCTTTATCA TGACCGTGGAGATGAAGGGGCCTCGTGAATACTCCTCCCCTGCAGACTGGCCTCTTATGATG TTCTAcatggtgatgtgtatagtgtatgtgTTCTTCGGGGCGCTCTGGCTCTTCTGGTCGGCCTGTTACTGGAAAGATCTGTTGAGGATCCAGTTCTGGATCGGAGGAGTGATCATCCTGGGCATGCTGGAGAAGGCCGTCTTCTACTCCGAGTACCAGAGCATCCGCTACAGAGGAGACTATG TCCAAGGTGCTGTCATCTTTGCCGAGTTGCTGTCTGCTCTGAAGAGATCTCTGGCTCGCATCCTGGTGCTCATAGTCAGTCTGGGCTACGGCATCGTCAA ACCCAGGCTGGGCACCACAGTCCACCGGCTAGCAGCAGTAGGCCTGCTCTACCTGCTCTTCTCCTCCGTGGAGGGAGTGCTGCGCGTCACAGGA gGTTTCTATGGGACCGTAGCCCTGGTGGCTAAcctgagtctctctctcattgaCTCCTGTGTGATGTGGTGGATCTTCATAAGCTTGTCCCAGACCACTCGTCTTCTGAAGCTGCGTAGGAACGTGGTGAAGCTGTCTCTGTATCAGCATTTCACCAACACactcatcttctctgttctgg CTTCTATTATCTTCATCATCTGGACGACCAAAGTGTTTAAGCTGGTCGACTGCCAGACG ggttggAGGGATTTGTGGGTAGACGATGCCTTCTGGCGCCTCCTCTTTTCCACCATCCTCCTGGTCATCATGGTGTTGCTACGACCCTCCGCCAACagccagag GTTCTCCCATTCCCCTCTGATCGATGAAGACGATGAGGAGGATGACGCCAAGGAACCCATGCTGAATGAAGCCTTTG AGGGGATGAAGATGAGAGGCACCAAGGCTGAGACTAATGGATCCCAGTCACAGAAACTACTCAGTAAAGAG GACGAAGACCTGAAATGGGTTGAGGAGAACATTCCCACGACTGTTGCTGATGT aGCCCTCCCAGTAATGCTTGACGAAGAGGAG GAAATTCTGAAAACCAAGATGGAGAGATCCAAAATGGAATGA
- the LOC110506013 gene encoding transmembrane protein 87A isoform X1, whose protein sequence is MPDVTVFLSCLLFFISILRPGIGAEVSLWNVDINSSQNAVFRKTLYANTTIFMTFQGDLALCDSTLAFNISWYLRSSICYNEVFNTPDNKALTMFGLDHMLKEDWSGFYSQGYMYFDNCSTLLLPKVYYTDFSPYQPLVSPQSEEGRPSNQSAPQGWLEKPDIGAVAKAWSDSPYLFIVKVQPQQRGDASGGRPGAEEEEPNDVQGNLAFIMTVEMKGPREYSSPADWPLMMFYMVMCIVYVFFGALWLFWSACYWKDLLRIQFWIGGVIILGMLEKAVFYSEYQSIRYRGDYVQGAVIFAELLSALKRSLARILVLIVSLGYGIVKPRLGTTVHRLAAVGLLYLLFSSVEGVLRVTGGFYGTVALVANLSLSLIDSCVMWWIFISLSQTTRLLKLRRNVVKLSLYQHFTNTLIFSVLASIIFIIWTTKVFKLVDCQTGWRDLWVDDAFWRLLFSTILLVIMVLLRPSANSQRFSHSPLIDEDDEEDDAKEPMLNEAFEGMKMRGTKAETNGSQSQKLLSKEDEDLKWVEENIPTTVADVALPVMLDEEEEILKTKMERSKME, encoded by the exons atgccaGATGTCACGGTGTTTTTgtcatgtttgttgttttttatttcaaTTTTGCGTCCAGGGATCGGGGCAGAAGTGTCCTTGTGGAATGTCGACATCAACTCA TCACAAAATGCCGTCTTCAGGAAGACATTGTACGCCAACACAACCATCTTCATGACAT tccAGGGCGACTTGGCTCTATGTGATTCCACCCTGGCCTTCAACATCAGTTGGTACCTCCGTTCCTCGATCTGCTACAATGAAGTCTTTAATACTCCA GACAACAAGGCACTGACTATGTTTGGTCTGGATCACATGCTGAAGGAGGACTGGAGTGGCTTCTACAGCCAGGGATACATGTACTTCGACAACTGCTCGACTCTTTTACTACCCAAG GTGTACTACACAGACTTCAGCCCCTATCAACCCCTCGTCAGCCCACAG AGCGAGGAAGGCAGGCCTTCCAATCAGAGTGCTCCGCAGGGGTGGCTGGAAAAGCCG GATATTGGTGCGGTGGCCAAGGCTTGGTCCGACAGCCCCTACCTGTTTATAGTGAAGGTACAGCCGCAGCAGCGTGGAGATGCCAGCGGGGGGCGCCctggagcagaggaggaggagcctAATGATGTCCAGGGAAACTTGGCCTTTATCA TGACCGTGGAGATGAAGGGGCCTCGTGAATACTCCTCCCCTGCAGACTGGCCTCTTATGATG TTCTAcatggtgatgtgtatagtgtatgtgTTCTTCGGGGCGCTCTGGCTCTTCTGGTCGGCCTGTTACTGGAAAGATCTGTTGAGGATCCAGTTCTGGATCGGAGGAGTGATCATCCTGGGCATGCTGGAGAAGGCCGTCTTCTACTCCGAGTACCAGAGCATCCGCTACAGAGGAGACTATG TCCAAGGTGCTGTCATCTTTGCCGAGTTGCTGTCTGCTCTGAAGAGATCTCTGGCTCGCATCCTGGTGCTCATAGTCAGTCTGGGCTACGGCATCGTCAA ACCCAGGCTGGGCACCACAGTCCACCGGCTAGCAGCAGTAGGCCTGCTCTACCTGCTCTTCTCCTCCGTGGAGGGAGTGCTGCGCGTCACAGGA gGTTTCTATGGGACCGTAGCCCTGGTGGCTAAcctgagtctctctctcattgaCTCCTGTGTGATGTGGTGGATCTTCATAAGCTTGTCCCAGACCACTCGTCTTCTGAAGCTGCGTAGGAACGTGGTGAAGCTGTCTCTGTATCAGCATTTCACCAACACactcatcttctctgttctgg CTTCTATTATCTTCATCATCTGGACGACCAAAGTGTTTAAGCTGGTCGACTGCCAGACG ggttggAGGGATTTGTGGGTAGACGATGCCTTCTGGCGCCTCCTCTTTTCCACCATCCTCCTGGTCATCATGGTGTTGCTACGACCCTCCGCCAACagccagag GTTCTCCCATTCCCCTCTGATCGATGAAGACGATGAGGAGGATGACGCCAAGGAACCCATGCTGAATGAAGCCTTTG AGGGGATGAAGATGAGAGGCACCAAGGCTGAGACTAATGGATCCCAGTCACAGAAACTACTCAGTAAAGAG GACGAAGACCTGAAATGGGTTGAGGAGAACATTCCCACGACTGTTGCTGATGT aGCCCTCCCAGTAATGCTTGACGAAGAGGAG GAAATTCTGAAAACCAAGATGGAGAGATCCAAAATGGAATGA